Part of the Maridesulfovibrio sp. genome, AGTGTTGGATGTAATTACCACAGGGAAGAACCGTCCGTAAATACGGCTTTTGTCTTAGTTGTTATTGATAAAGAGCATAGGCCGTGGCTCCGACCATGAGTACGACCATGGAAATATTCACAGTATGACGCACCATGGGAGAGCGCAGCATTTTCATGAAAGATTCACCTGCAAAGCACCACATGGAGTGAAAGAAAGCGGCTCCGCAGGTGAAGGTTCCCACGAATATAAGTATTTCCGTAAATCTGTCTGCACTTGGGTCGGCGAATTGGGCAAAGGCTGAGACGGTCATAGCATAATGTTTCGGGTTAAGCGGGTGTAAGGCCAGTCCTTCCACGAATTTGAATGCCTTGGGTTTACCTGACGAACCGGCATGCATGTTCAGGACCTTCCATGCAAGATAGAGGATATAGATCAGGCCTCCAACCTTAAGAACAGCGGACACCTGCGGGTAAGCCAGAAACAGTTCCGCCAGACCGATTGCTGCCAGAATGTCCATGGTTGTACCGCCAATTATCACGCCCGAAAGGAATGGGATTGAACGTCTAAAGCCTACGGCCTGCCCAAGGGCCATGGATGCGATGTTGCCAGGTCCCGGTGTTCCGGTCATGACAATGACAAATATGAGGAAAGCCCAGAAATTTTCTTGCATTTTTTGCCTCCGGCAGCTTGAGAGGGGAAACCTTTTTATAGGCTTCGCCCCTTTGTATGCTTGGTTCGGTATTGTGTGTTGATTGGGCGTTGTCCGGACAACGCCCGATAAGGGGACCACTGAACGTGGTTGACAAGCAGCGGGATGATTGTGTGCTTGTTGCTGCTTAATTGTATCCATATGCTTGACATTGTATGCAGTCAAATGAAACATTGTCTGCATGACAAAATGGATACCTGAACTGGAAGAAAGTACGCGTCCAAAATTCAAGCGTTTGGCTGATGCCATTGAACGGGATGTTTATTCCGGAAAACTAAGTCCCGGAGATAAGCTTCCTACTCATCGTGATCTTGCTGATGATCTGAAGATGAACGTGAGCACGGTGACCCGCGGTTATGCCGAGGCTGAAAAAAGGGGCCTTGTATGCGGTACCGTTGGGCGGGGAACCTTCATTGCTTCTGACGCGATCACGTCATCATCAATGGTAAGCTTCGAGCCGCACGCGCCGGGTATGATTGAGCTGGGCATGGTCAATACCTTCTATGACCTGGACCCTGACATTCAAGAGGGCATGAAGCGGCTGACCCGCCGCCGCAATCTGAATGCCTTTTTACGCTATACAGATCCGCAGGGATTGCCGGAACATCGTGAGGTAGGGGCAGAGTGGGCAAAACGGTATCATCTGGAAACAACAGCCGGAAATGTGCTTGTGTGTTCCGGTGCCCAGCATGCACTGAATTGTTGCCTGAGCAGCCTGTTTCGGGCCGGAGATCGTATTGCTACCGATGCTCTCATTTATCCGGGCATGAAAACCCTTGCCAATATGCTTGGTATCAGGCTGGTTCCTGTGCCGATGGATGATCAGGGCATGATTCCTGAACAGCTGGACAGGATTTGTCGGCGGGAACATATCAATGGTGTTTCGCTCATGCCCGGTGTTCAAAATCCAACTTCAGCCTGCATGCCCCTTGAGCGGCGGGAGCAGATAGCCATGATCGCCTGCAACCATGACCTGACTATAATTGAAGATGATGCTTATGCTCTGACCGTGGAAAGCGATCTGCCTCCGGTATCATCATTTGCCCCGGAGCGGAGCGTCTTCATTGCCGGGGTTTCCAAATCCATTGCCGTTGGTTTACGGGTTGCATTTATGGTCGCTCAGGGCGAGCGTTTCAAGCAGTTGGCCCAAGCTATTCTCAATACAGTGTGGATGACCCCGCCTCTAAATGCGGAACTTCTTTGCCAGTGGATTCAGGACGGGACAGCAGATATCACCGTCAAGCTCAAACGTCAGGCAGCGCGTCGCCGTTTTGAAGCAGTTAAGGACCTGCTGGGAGGTATGGGATTGGGCGTAAACCCTTCGGGATTCTTCCTCTGGCTCTCCCTTCCCGAACCATGGAGAGGGTATATGGTCGAGCAACGCACCCGCGAAGCGGGATTGAATGTCTTTGGAGCTGAGAAATTCGCTGTTGGCGGCGATCCGGTTCCGGCCAATATCAGGCTTTCACTGAGCGGGCCCAAGGATATTGAACAGTTAAGGAAGGGGCTTGGGATATTAAAGGGTATTCTGGATGGCAGGGATTCTTTCAAAGAGGCTATTCAAGAAGGTTTGGATGGGGAACGGATTCCCCACGAAGAAGTGATCAAATCCATAAAAAAAATTGGGTATGATGTTAGCTAACTCATTTCTTGCCAATTTTTCTTAGCAAATGTAGTCCCATTTCATGGGACACATCATCGGAAAAGATATCTATCGTCAGCTGGGTGACAAAGTGGACGGAACCACCGTGCGTATGCCGTGGTCCGATTCCATACGTGAAATGCTTAAGGCTCTTTATTCTCCTGCGGAAGCGGAGCTTATTGTACGCATGCCTTACCGCCCTTCTTCTCTTGAACGGATTTCAAAGCTGACCGGCATGGACGAGCGTTCGTTGCGTCCCATGCTTGAATCCATGTGTCATAAAGGTCTGGTTTGCGATCTCTGGGAGCAGGATCGTTATCTATATATGATCAGTCCCTTTGTGATCGGTTTTTTTGAATTCACCATGATGCGCACCAAGGGTGAACTTGATTCCGCAAAATGGGCCGAGCTGTTCAACAATTACATGTTCGGTGACAAGTCATTTTTCGAGGCCAATTTCGGTAATGATGAGCAGATTTCCATCATGCGCGCCCTTCCTCATGAAGGGACTATCCGCAATGTGGATCATGTGGAAGTGCTCGATTATGAAAAAGCTTCCGTGATGGTAGAGCAGCAGGACCGTTTTGCGGTCAGTCTTTGTTCCTGCCGCCATGAAAAGATGCACCTTGGTGAGCAGAAGTGCGGTATCGACCTTGAAACCTGCACCTCCATGGGCGATGCTGCTGATTTTCTGATCCGCAATAATTTTGCCCGTGAGATTTCCCGCGCTGAAATGGATGATATTATGGCCCGTTCAAGGGAAATGGGTTTTACCCTGACCACTGATAATGTCCGTGAGAACGCCGGGTTCTTCTGCCACTGCTGCGGATGCTGCTGCAACTTGATGAACGGGATAAAGTATTCAGGTTATCCGGGAATTATTGTTTCATCTACCTTTATTGCCGGGATTGAGCTTACTGATTGCAACGGTTGCGGTAAATGCGCACGGGCCTGTCCCATTGATGCCATCTCCATACATAAGGAAGATGTTTCCGGAGCGGAAAAGCCGCGTCGTTTTGCTGAAATCAATAAGGACATCTGTCTCGGCTGCGGTGTTTGCGCGCTTAAATGCCCCACTGGTGCTTTACAGATGGATAAGCGCGAACAACGGGTCATCCATCCAGAAGACAGTTTTGAACGGGTCATCTTGCAATCCCTTGAACGCGGCACTCTACAGAATCTTATCTTTGATAATCCAAACAGCCGTAGCGAAGACTTTATGCGCTCGCTTCTGGGTGGATTCCTTAAACTTTCCCCGGTTAAAAAGGTATTGGTGGGTGATACCCTGCGTTCCCGCTTCCTGAGTGCTTTACGCAAAGCCACTTCTTAAGCCTCCTCTATTTTCGAGCTTTTCTTTTTATTGTGCCTTGTTTGTAACTTAATAGGTTGCTGTCAGGGTATATTCTGATATTATTGAGCCAGCCTCTTTTCCGGGTGCGTGCTGATATTTCTAAATCGAACCTTCTTCAATCCTGAATTCTTCCCGCCCGGATCATTTTTTATTAAATATATTATTTTTGTGATCTTGATGTAAAACCGTTTATCTGCAATGCTTTCAGTTACTTTAAGTTTATTTATAAAATAAATAATATGTGCTTTGTTATGCTTAACAAAAGCGAACAAAATTTTCATAAACGAAAAACATTTAGCGACACAAAACATAAAAATGTTAGAAAGTGGTCATTTTTTGCATGCAAAATGATTTCAAATCTGTTAGAAAGCAATTAACCAAGAACTTGATACGCAGGTCCGCCCTTTAAGCGGCCCTTTCGGTTAAACATAAACAAGGCAGGTATGAGAAATGGGTGTAACCAGACTCTACAAAGCAATTTTCGAAATCACCAGAGCTGTTAACTCCAGTCTGGAGCCGGAAAAAGTTCTGAACAGCATTGCCGAAAAAGTGGCAACTGAAATGGAACTGAAAGGTTGTTTTATCAGACTTCTTGATCGCAAGGGTGAAACTCTGCTGGCAGATGCATCCTACGGTCTGAGCGAACGTTACGAAAAGAAAGGTCCTGTTGAGGTTTCCAAGAGCCGTTTGGACCAGGAAGTTCTTGATGGTAAAATCGTAACCATCGCTGATGTAAGAAAAGATGACCGCTTCCAGTATCCTGAAGAAGCAGCAAAAGAAGGTCTCTGCTCTCTCGTAGTTCTTCCCCTCACCGCACGTGGTGAAAAAGTGATCGGCGTTCTGCGCGTATACTCAGCTGAACTCCGTGAATTTTCTGAAGAAGAACTGGACTTCCTCAAGTGCGTTGCCGACCTTTCCGGTCTCGCTCTTGAAAATGCCCGCATGTACAGCGCCCTTAAGCGTGCAAGCGAACTGGCAAACGATTACATCTACCGCGTCGACGATTTGTAAGACGTGTTAATATAAGGAATTTAAAATGAGCAAAGTAAAAGTAGGTATTAACGGTTTCGGCCGTATCGGCCGTCAGGTTCTGAAAACTATTTGGCACAGACATCGCGACACTATCGATGTTGTAGCCATCAACGACCTTTTCGATATCGAAACAAACGCAGCTCTCTTTGCCAGAGATACCAACTACGGTAAGTTCCCTGCAGAAGTAAAAGTAGAAGGCACCACCATGTTCGTCGGTTCCGACTACACCATCAAGAACTTCGCAGAGCGTGATCCCCGCCAGATTCCCTGGGGTGAGTGCGGTGTTGATGTTGTAATCGAGTGTACCGGTATTTTCAGAACCGGTCCTACTGCAGCGCAGCACCTTGAAGGCGGCGCCAAAAAGGTTGTTATCTCCGCTCCTGCAAAGGAAGAGGACATCACCGTTGTAATGGGTGTTAACCACAAGGATTACGATCCTGCAAAGCACACCATTATCTCCAACGCTTCTTGTACCACCAACTGCCTCGCGCCTATCGTTAAGACCATGCACGAGAAGTTCGGTATTGAGAAAGGTGTGATGACCACTGTTCACGCATACACCAACGACCAGCGTATCCTCGACCAGCCCCATAAGGACCTGCGTCGTGCCCGCGCTGCTGCTTGCAACATGATCCCCACCTCCACCGGTGCGGCTAAAGCTGTTGCTCTGGTAATCCCCGAAATGGCAGGCCGTTTCGAAGGTTATTCCGTGCGTGTTCCCACACCCACCGTATCCCTTGTTGACTTCGTTGCAGTGCTCAAAAAAGACACCACCACCGAAGAACTCAAGGCTACCCTGAAAGCAGCTTCCGAAGGCGAACTCAAGGGTATCATGGGCTACTCCGAAGCTCCCCTTGTTTCCTCCGACTTCCTCGCCGATCCCCACTCCGGTATCGTCGAAGCGGACTTCACCGTTGTACAGGGCGGTAACCTTGCCAAGGTTTACGCATGGTACGATAACGAATGGGGTTACTCCTGCCGTCTGGCCGACCTGATCGACTACATGGCAAAATGCGGTATCTAAGGATACGACTTTAATTACAGTTCAATAAACCGGCAGCGGTTCGGGATGTTTGTCCCGCTGCCGGTTTTTTTACCCTTATCCTGAAAGGGTTTAAAACCTCCCTATATTCAGCAGGTAGTGGATGTATCTGCTGAATTGATGAGATTCTTAAGATTGCCAAAAGAGGGCGGACCTGAGTTACCTGACTCCGGTCCGCCCTCTTTGCTATTTTGCGCTTCTGTGTCTTTGGTTTTTTGATTTAAATCAATATGTAACAGGAGAAAATGGCAATGAAGGTCTTAAATTCAAAAGGTGGTAATTTTATAAAGGGACTGGCTGCTGACGGTTTGTTCGCTGCTGAAGCGAAAGAAGACATAAGTCCTGAACTGGAAAAGTTGAAAGCGCTGGAAAATATTGAGCCGGAATTGTTGCAGCGCGCACGGGACCGGGAAGAGGAAGAACGCGACTTGAGGGTCTTGGATGCCTACAACCGTTTTGAAAACGGTTTGCAGGATATTTTGTCAAATCCTGAATCAGGCTTAATGGAATTACAGGCTGGAGATGCCCAGTCTGCGGTATTTGAGGTTAACGATTATTTTACAGAAGAGGGGGGCAGGTTGCGTGACACGCTTCCTGATGATGAATGCCGGACCCGGTTTATGGATATTTTGGAATCTCGGTGCAAAACCGCAGTGGATGCAGTAGCCCGGCACCAGAGTCAGGAATACCAGAATTGGAAGGAAATCACCGCTGCAGCAACCATTGATTCCGTGCTCAAGGCAGTTAATCTCAGCCCGGATGCAGTTTCGCTCATGCACGGGGAGCGTCTGCTGGAAGGGGCTATCTTGCGCCTGTATAGGGGTAGTAATCCTGAACTTTTGCAACTGCGTTTGCTCACAGCCAAACAGGCTATGTATGCCGGGGCCTTGGAAACAATCGGGATCAAAGATTCTGTAACCGCATTAATCATGTGTGAAAGCTGGAAGGATCAATTGGGTGAAGGACATTATGGACGTCTCCATGAAATGCTTGAGCCGCTTGCCCGTAATCAGCATATGAAGCAGGAATTCTACTCCTTGCGTGATATGGAAGACGACCAGCTTGAGGCTGAGCTGGAAGACCTGAAGGATGCAGAAATGCGCCGTGAGCTTAGGGAAATGATTAAGGCAGACCGTCAATTGCGTGAAAGGGCTCTGCAGGATGGGAATAAAGAACGGGTCAACTTGGCCTGCCGGATATTGTTTAAAAGATTTGTGGAAGGAGTGCTCAGCACAGAAGATATACTTGATTCCGATCTTGATGCTGAAATGCGTTCCATGTGGTTGAGGGTTTTCAGCCGCAAAGGGGAAAAGGGAAGGGATGAATCCTTAATCAAAGTTTTGCAGGCTTTGATCAACGATGATTTAAGCGAAGAACACCACATTTATGCTGCTATTCCTGACGGGCTGGGTGAGGCTGATGCATCCATGCTGGCTACACTTTTTATGCTCAAGGATAATCCTGAATCTCGGCTTATGGTCAACTGTCTGCGTGATATTGGTGAGAGGTGTGAGACCGTTTGTGGTGATCTGCGTGATCAGGCTGCGGCTATCCGTGATTTTCTGCAACGCGTGGCTGTACTGGTCAGTAAGGGCGAATCTTTTAGTGTAACCAAGGTGCGCAATGAGGTTCTTGCTGATCATTTCGGGAAAGCCGAAGTAAAGAAAGAACAGCCTGAAACTAAGGCGTTTGATATGCCTGTCGAGCCTGAACCTGTTAACCGGATTACGGATGAAGATGGAGTTGATGAACTTGAGGCAGCAGAGGATGTTGAAGCCGATCTGCTTTCCAAAAAGAACGATGAAGAGTAATCTGATATGAAATCTTAGAAACGGAGACCATATGCGTCGTTTGATCGTCCCCCTCTTCCTGTTTGTATTATTGGCCGGATGTGCACAGAAGAACCTGTCCGCTTCCGTGCACTATCTCACTCCCTTACCAAAATCCATGCAGCAGGTTGATGATGTGCAGCTTGCTTACCGAACCTTTGGTGAAGGCCCGCCCCTGCTTATGATCATGGGATTTGCCGGGACTATGGACATCTGGGATGCGCAACTGGTCCGAGAACTAAGCAGGGAACATACGGTGATCATCTTTGATAACCGGGGTATGGGCAGCTCAAGTAATGGAACTGAGGAAATTACAATTTCCCGTATGGCTGTAGACAGTGCCGGATTGTTACGAGAACTCGGATATCCTAAGGCAGATGTGTTCGGCTGGTCCATGGGCGGGCTGATCGCTCAGGAAATGACGCTTAA contains:
- a CDS encoding LysE family translocator; protein product: MQENFWAFLIFVIVMTGTPGPGNIASMALGQAVGFRRSIPFLSGVIIGGTTMDILAAIGLAELFLAYPQVSAVLKVGGLIYILYLAWKVLNMHAGSSGKPKAFKFVEGLALHPLNPKHYAMTVSAFAQFADPSADRFTEILIFVGTFTCGAAFFHSMWCFAGESFMKMLRSPMVRHTVNISMVVLMVGATAYALYQ
- a CDS encoding PLP-dependent aminotransferase family protein, giving the protein MTKWIPELEESTRPKFKRLADAIERDVYSGKLSPGDKLPTHRDLADDLKMNVSTVTRGYAEAEKRGLVCGTVGRGTFIASDAITSSSMVSFEPHAPGMIELGMVNTFYDLDPDIQEGMKRLTRRRNLNAFLRYTDPQGLPEHREVGAEWAKRYHLETTAGNVLVCSGAQHALNCCLSSLFRAGDRIATDALIYPGMKTLANMLGIRLVPVPMDDQGMIPEQLDRICRREHINGVSLMPGVQNPTSACMPLERREQIAMIACNHDLTIIEDDAYALTVESDLPPVSSFAPERSVFIAGVSKSIAVGLRVAFMVAQGERFKQLAQAILNTVWMTPPLNAELLCQWIQDGTADITVKLKRQAARRRFEAVKDLLGGMGLGVNPSGFFLWLSLPEPWRGYMVEQRTREAGLNVFGAEKFAVGGDPVPANIRLSLSGPKDIEQLRKGLGILKGILDGRDSFKEAIQEGLDGERIPHEEVIKSIKKIGYDVS
- a CDS encoding 4Fe-4S dicluster domain-containing protein codes for the protein MGHIIGKDIYRQLGDKVDGTTVRMPWSDSIREMLKALYSPAEAELIVRMPYRPSSLERISKLTGMDERSLRPMLESMCHKGLVCDLWEQDRYLYMISPFVIGFFEFTMMRTKGELDSAKWAELFNNYMFGDKSFFEANFGNDEQISIMRALPHEGTIRNVDHVEVLDYEKASVMVEQQDRFAVSLCSCRHEKMHLGEQKCGIDLETCTSMGDAADFLIRNNFAREISRAEMDDIMARSREMGFTLTTDNVRENAGFFCHCCGCCCNLMNGIKYSGYPGIIVSSTFIAGIELTDCNGCGKCARACPIDAISIHKEDVSGAEKPRRFAEINKDICLGCGVCALKCPTGALQMDKREQRVIHPEDSFERVILQSLERGTLQNLIFDNPNSRSEDFMRSLLGGFLKLSPVKKVLVGDTLRSRFLSALRKATS
- a CDS encoding GAF domain-containing protein, with translation MGVTRLYKAIFEITRAVNSSLEPEKVLNSIAEKVATEMELKGCFIRLLDRKGETLLADASYGLSERYEKKGPVEVSKSRLDQEVLDGKIVTIADVRKDDRFQYPEEAAKEGLCSLVVLPLTARGEKVIGVLRVYSAELREFSEEELDFLKCVADLSGLALENARMYSALKRASELANDYIYRVDDL
- the gap gene encoding type I glyceraldehyde-3-phosphate dehydrogenase; this encodes MSKVKVGINGFGRIGRQVLKTIWHRHRDTIDVVAINDLFDIETNAALFARDTNYGKFPAEVKVEGTTMFVGSDYTIKNFAERDPRQIPWGECGVDVVIECTGIFRTGPTAAQHLEGGAKKVVISAPAKEEDITVVMGVNHKDYDPAKHTIISNASCTTNCLAPIVKTMHEKFGIEKGVMTTVHAYTNDQRILDQPHKDLRRARAAACNMIPTSTGAAKAVALVIPEMAGRFEGYSVRVPTPTVSLVDFVAVLKKDTTTEELKATLKAASEGELKGIMGYSEAPLVSSDFLADPHSGIVEADFTVVQGGNLAKVYAWYDNEWGYSCRLADLIDYMAKCGI